A genomic segment from Lignipirellula cremea encodes:
- a CDS encoding DUF1552 domain-containing protein, which translates to MPRCQLDRRMFLRGAGVALGLPLLNAMGPSPLARAAKAGEEPTDIRRMLAICAPLGIHTPFLFPQTAGKDYEVTPYLEPLQPMREQVTVISGIMHPDVDGGHAAEQSFLTGASHPGQPSFQNTISVDQYAAERMGHLTRVSSLALSANNSGLSYSRSGVRVPPETRPSQVFARLFLEGKPEEKLSQIRRIQDGQSIMDLVADQTRQVARAVGKEDNQTLQQYFSSVRELEQRLVKAEEWAQLPKPQVDRKPMADIDDRADFTGRMRMFYDLMFLALQTDSTRLITFCGAGGNEVVSLEGVDDGWHNLSHHGKDETKIEKLAIIEKEEMRLFAEFLGKLQASREGEHTLLDQTAIVLGSNLGNASAHNNSNLPIVVAGGRLTHGQHLAFDPNSPPPLCNLFVSFLQHLKLEQDTFSTGRSTLTGVAPTA; encoded by the coding sequence ATGCCACGCTGCCAACTTGACCGACGCATGTTTCTTCGCGGCGCTGGAGTCGCCCTGGGACTGCCGCTGCTGAATGCGATGGGGCCGTCTCCCCTGGCCCGGGCCGCTAAAGCGGGCGAGGAGCCGACCGACATTCGCCGGATGCTGGCGATTTGCGCCCCGCTGGGAATCCACACGCCGTTTCTCTTCCCGCAGACCGCCGGCAAGGACTATGAGGTCACGCCCTACCTGGAGCCGCTGCAGCCGATGCGGGAGCAGGTGACCGTGATCTCGGGCATCATGCATCCCGATGTCGACGGCGGCCACGCGGCCGAGCAGAGCTTTCTGACAGGCGCTTCGCATCCGGGCCAGCCCAGCTTCCAGAATACGATCTCGGTCGACCAGTACGCTGCGGAGCGGATGGGGCATTTGACCCGCGTTTCCTCGCTGGCGTTGTCGGCCAACAATTCGGGCCTGTCGTACTCCCGTTCCGGCGTACGGGTGCCGCCGGAAACGCGTCCTTCCCAGGTGTTCGCGAGGCTGTTCCTGGAAGGGAAACCGGAAGAAAAGCTCAGCCAGATTCGCCGCATCCAGGACGGCCAGAGCATCATGGATCTGGTGGCGGACCAGACCCGGCAGGTCGCTCGGGCCGTCGGCAAGGAAGATAACCAGACCCTGCAGCAATACTTCAGCAGCGTGCGGGAACTGGAACAGCGACTGGTCAAAGCCGAAGAATGGGCCCAGCTGCCCAAGCCGCAAGTGGACCGCAAGCCGATGGCGGATATCGACGATCGCGCTGACTTCACCGGTCGCATGCGGATGTTCTACGATCTGATGTTCCTGGCGCTGCAAACCGACTCGACCCGGCTGATCACCTTCTGTGGGGCCGGCGGCAACGAAGTCGTTTCCCTGGAGGGCGTTGACGACGGCTGGCACAACCTGAGCCACCACGGCAAGGATGAAACCAAGATCGAAAAGCTTGCCATTATCGAGAAAGAAGAGATGCGGCTGTTCGCCGAATTTCTCGGCAAGCTGCAGGCTTCGCGCGAAGGGGAGCACACCCTGCTCGACCAGACGGCGATCGTGCTGGGTTCCAACCTGGGGAACGCGTCGGCCCATAACAACTCCAACCTGCCAATTGTTGTCGCCGGCGGTCGCCTGACACATGGCCAGCACCTGGCATTCGATCCCAATTCGCCGCCGCCGCTGTGCAACCTGTTCGTCTCTTTCCTGCAGCATCTGAAGCTGGAGCAGGATACGTTTTCCACCGGCCGGAGCACGCTCACCGGCGTGGCTCCCACCGCCTGA